One region of Mycolicibacterium rhodesiae NBB3 genomic DNA includes:
- a CDS encoding lipase family protein produces MLRGVVVAVVLALAACFAPLAHADDDPTIDDHNPYFNEDEYQAFYEPPSPLPPGQPGDLIRTEPSRLVLEPSGQLGMIMANGTRIMYRSTDARGNPMAVTGTYFEPFNAWPGKGPRPLIVYGPGTQGQGDQCAPSRQFNQGIHWSPWLDLAFNYEELFVSTMVARGFAIVMTDYQGLGTPGLHTYVNRVAQADAMLDAGRAAMRLPGTSLDPHGPVAFWGYSQGGGAAAAAAELASSYAPDLHVVGTYAGAPPADLKELFPYADGSALVGAVAYALNSVISTYPEFEQAIRSKLTPRGADFLYKVQDQCVAETITKFMFRHLQPYFNEDINQLVKEEPFASLFDMQKIGKYRPNAPVMILSNRFDPLVPYGPAAQLGRDWCAQGADVQFWTNEEPPFLNKLVVNHALPMLVDGERAMQWVADRFNGLPTTPNCGQF; encoded by the coding sequence GTGCTTCGGGGGGTCGTTGTCGCAGTCGTCCTTGCTCTGGCCGCGTGCTTCGCGCCGCTTGCCCACGCCGACGACGATCCGACGATCGACGACCACAACCCCTACTTCAACGAGGACGAGTACCAAGCCTTCTACGAGCCTCCGAGTCCGCTGCCGCCAGGACAGCCGGGCGATCTGATCCGTACCGAACCGTCGCGGTTGGTATTGGAGCCGTCGGGTCAGCTGGGCATGATCATGGCCAACGGGACGCGAATCATGTACCGCAGCACCGACGCTCGCGGAAACCCGATGGCGGTGACGGGTACCTATTTCGAGCCCTTCAACGCCTGGCCCGGCAAGGGCCCGCGCCCGCTGATCGTCTACGGACCAGGCACTCAGGGTCAGGGCGATCAGTGCGCCCCGTCGCGTCAGTTCAATCAGGGCATCCACTGGTCGCCGTGGCTGGACCTGGCGTTCAACTACGAGGAACTGTTCGTCTCGACGATGGTCGCGCGCGGGTTCGCGATCGTCATGACCGACTATCAGGGGCTTGGCACGCCGGGACTGCACACCTACGTGAACCGGGTGGCTCAGGCCGACGCCATGCTCGATGCCGGCCGGGCGGCGATGCGGCTGCCGGGTACGTCGCTGGATCCGCATGGCCCCGTTGCCTTTTGGGGCTATTCGCAGGGCGGCGGGGCTGCGGCGGCAGCGGCCGAGCTGGCGTCGTCGTACGCGCCGGATCTTCACGTCGTGGGGACCTACGCGGGTGCGCCACCTGCCGATCTGAAAGAGCTCTTTCCGTACGCGGACGGCAGCGCGCTCGTCGGGGCCGTCGCATACGCATTGAACTCCGTCATCAGCACCTACCCCGAATTCGAGCAGGCCATCCGGTCGAAGCTGACGCCGCGCGGAGCCGACTTCTTGTACAAGGTGCAGGATCAGTGCGTCGCGGAGACGATCACCAAGTTCATGTTTCGGCACCTGCAGCCGTACTTCAACGAAGACATCAATCAGTTGGTCAAGGAGGAGCCGTTCGCGAGCCTCTTCGACATGCAGAAGATCGGCAAGTACAGACCCAACGCGCCGGTGATGATCCTCAGTAACCGATTCGATCCGCTGGTGCCATACGGGCCGGCGGCGCAGCTGGGCCGTGACTGGTGCGCACAGGGAGCCGATGTGCAGTTCTGGACGAACGAAGAGCCGCCGTTTCTGAACAAGCTCGTGGTGAATCACGCGCTGCCGATGCTGGTGGACGGCGAGCGGGCGATGCAGTGGGTTGCCGACCGCTTCAATGGGTTACCGACGACACCGAACTGCGGGCAGTTCTAG
- a CDS encoding heme-binding protein, whose product MLTARATRRLVVPALAGAATCAALLGVSPLANADNVGQNPPGCTAADMEGVRAGVDASTSAYLFTHPDLNGFMNSLQHLSRAQAAEHITGYMETHPQENAEMIGIRQPLTDIKNHCGSLVSP is encoded by the coding sequence ATGCTCACCGCACGCGCTACACGCCGTCTGGTGGTACCCGCACTCGCCGGCGCAGCGACATGCGCCGCACTGCTCGGCGTATCCCCCCTCGCGAACGCCGACAATGTTGGGCAGAATCCGCCGGGCTGCACCGCCGCCGACATGGAAGGTGTCCGGGCCGGCGTGGATGCGTCGACTTCGGCATATCTGTTCACCCATCCGGACCTGAACGGGTTCATGAACTCGCTGCAGCACCTGTCGCGGGCCCAGGCCGCCGAGCACATCACCGGCTACATGGAGACCCATCCGCAGGAGAACGCCGAGATGATCGGCATTCGCCAGCCGCTGACGGACATCAAGAACCACTGCGGATCGCTGGTCAGCCCCTAG